The Akkermansia sp. RCC_12PD genome contains the following window.
GTCCCCCAGGCATTTCCTCCCGTCCCTCTCCAGACATATTCTGCATCCTCTCCTTTTACAGGAGACAGAATCAGCAGGGAGGAAATCAGAGCGGATAAGAAGCGAAACATGAACATGGCAGTCAATGGAAAAAAGACCCCGGATGAAAAGGACCGGGACAGGAAATTCTAGCGGAGAAAACGGATTGGATGATGGCAACAAGCATCAGTTAAGCAAACAACATGTGAGAGTCCCGTTTGAAAGAAAAAAGCCGCCTGCTTCGGAAAATCCACAGGACGGCTTGATGAAATGTTGCTGAAATGGTCAGGCCCTGCGGCGGCGCACCATCAATGCCGCCAGCCCCAGAAGTCCAAGGGACGCCGTGGCCGGTTCGGGAACCAGCTCCCCATTGATCTGAATGCCGGATAACCCTGCAAAACACCCCTTGTTATAGGCTTCATGCTGGGAAGCGTCAATCGTGATGGTCAGCGACTCTCCCGCCTTCAGAACAAAGCCATCGAGAAAATCGTAGCCTCCCGTTCTGGGGGTGTCCCAGTTCCCTGAACTGCCCCCACCCGTAGCAGCATTGAACACAAGAGTTTGCGAACCGACACTATCTATGGAAAGGGCCAAGTTGATAGGCTTGTTGCTCAAGCCCGTAGTCGTGCCAATCCATCCGTCCTGGCCTGCTACACCACCACCGGTATTCTGAGCAGCTCCACCGCCGGTCACCCCTATCATGGTCAGGTCAATGGAAGAAATCTGCATGTCCTGGGCAGCGGTGTTGGTAAACGTAAAGGACATGCTCCAGGAACCGCCGCTTGCCACATTGGAATTGGGAGTTACCACGGAGGACGGAATGGAACTCTGTCCCAGCAGATCTCCGCTTTGGCCTCCAGCCGGATTTCCTCCTTTGCTGAAAGAGGAAATGGAAGTGGGGCCTTCCAGCCCGTATCCAGACTCGTTATTAATCGTTACCGATCCAAGGCTGTTACCCGTCCGGTTGAATGTCGTCGTGCACAAGACCGCCGCCTGAGCCGATGCCGCAGCCAGGGCAAGAGATGAGAGCAGGAACAAAGTTTTCTTCATGATACTGCAAGTGTAAGTTAAAGTGCCAAAGAGTCAGCCTCATCTTCTTAGCGGATTGCAAATTCGAAGTCAACATGTTTTTTTCAGACAAAACGATTTATAAGGATTAACCCTGAGAAAATAGTCAGATTACCCAAGTCTAGTTTTTCATTTTATCAATATTCATGTTACTTTATTATTAAGTAATTATATCATTCATCGGACAAGGCTTCTCCTTGGACGAATTTGCAATCCGCTCAGATTATCTGGAAATTGACGTTGTGTTTCTTTTCATTTTCCGGGCAAAAAATCCGGAATCTACAGATCAATAACGTCTTGCCAGAATGCAATGGAAAAGTTACGTTTCACACGCGGACGGCCTCTTGTTATTTCTGCCCGGGAGTCCTCCTTTTCAACATGAACGGTTACTGCTACTTCATTCTGGGAATGCTGGTCCTGGCGGCCGGCTATTTTACGTACGGCCGCGTGCTGGAGCGGATTTTCCAGCCGGACTCGGAACGCCGGACACCGGCCGTGGCGTACACGGACGGCGTGGATTACGTGGTCATGCCGCGCTGGCGCATCTTCCTGATTCAATTGCTGAACATCGCAGGGCTGGGCCCCATTTTCGGAGCCGTGATGGGGGTGCTGTACGGCCCCGCCGCCCTGCTCTGGATCGTGTTCGGCTGCATCTTCGGCGGCATGGTGCACGACTATTTCTCCGGCATGATCTCCCTGCGGCACAAGGGGGAGAACCTTCCGGAAATCCTGGGCCGCTATCTGGGAAGCCAGGCCCAGTGGATCAGCCGCGCGGCCTGCATTGTGTTCAGTGTGCTGGTGGGGGTGGTATTCGCCGTGGGGCCTGCCGCCATTCTGGCCCCGATGACGGGGTGGAACGTCTCCACATGGGTATGGATCATCTTCGGCTACTACTTTCTGGCTACCATTCTGCCCATCCAGGCCATCATGGGGCGGGTGTACCCCCTGTTTTCCGTAGCGCTGATCATCATGGTGGCCGGCATTCTGGGCGTGATGCTGCTGATGCCCTTTGCGGAATCCATGCCGTACTGGATGCACATTCCCCGCATGGAGGTGCTGCCGGACATGGACTTTTTCCACAACCTCCACCCGGCGGACTTCCCGCTGTTCCCGGTCATGTTCATCACGATTGCCTGCGGAGCCGTGAGCGGCTTCCACGCCACCCAGTCCCCCCTGATGGCCCGCTGCCTGAAAACGGAAAAGGAAGGCCTGCCCGTCTTCGGCGGAGCCATGATTACGGAAGGCGTCATCGCCTTCATCTGGGCCGCAGCCGCCCTGACCTTCTACGGTTCTCCGGAGGCGCTGGGCATAGCTACCGCCAACGGGAAAGCCCCTGCCCTGGCCATCCAGATGATTTCGGAATCCTGGATGGGGCACGCAGGTTCCATTCTGGTGATGATCGGCGTCGTGATCCTGCCCATCAGCACGGGAGACGGAGCCCTGCGGGTAACGCGCCTGATGATTGCCGACTGCTTCAAGCTGAACCAGGAGCAGTTGAGCCGCCGCCTGATGATCGCTATCCCCCTGTTTGCCGTGGCCATCGCCGTGAGCAGCATGGATTACAACATTATCTGGCAGTACTTCGGCTGGGCAAACCAGCTCCTGGCGGCATCCACGCTGTGGGCTGTCTCCATCTATCTGCGCAGCAAAACCCGCTGCTGCTGGATAGCCGCCGTTCCCGCCGCGTTCCTGAGCCTGGTCGTCTTCCAATACCTGTTTTCCAGCCCGGAAATGTGCGGGTTCGGTTATGAGGCGTCGCTTATCGCCAGCGTCGTGGCGGTAGTCGTTATCGGTGTTCTCTGCCTGTTCCGCAGTTCCGGGCTGAGGGAATCGGAAGAAATTGCATAAAATACCGGAAGCCAAAACGGGAGGTCCCATGAGCTGAAGGTACGGAGCCTCCCTTCTGCGTCCTTCCACAGCATCTCCCCCGGGAGCGGCATCCCTTCCACCTACAGCCCCCGGATACTGATGACCCCCTGGGATGCGGCTCCCTGGGCTCTTCCGGCTTGCCAGCAACACGGGGAAAAGTTAAGCTCCGCGGACAGGCGCCCTTTGCCGG
Protein-coding sequences here:
- a CDS encoding PEP-CTERM sorting domain-containing protein; protein product: MKKTLFLLSSLALAAASAQAAVLCTTTFNRTGNSLGSVTINNESGYGLEGPTSISSFSKGGNPAGGQSGDLLGQSSIPSSVVTPNSNVASGGSWSMSFTFTNTAAQDMQISSIDLTMIGVTGGGAAQNTGGGVAGQDGWIGTTTGLSNKPINLALSIDSVGSQTLVFNAATGGGSSGNWDTPRTGGYDFLDGFVLKAGESLTITIDASQHEAYNKGCFAGLSGIQINGELVPEPATASLGLLGLAALMVRRRRA
- a CDS encoding carbon starvation CstA family protein → MNGYCYFILGMLVLAAGYFTYGRVLERIFQPDSERRTPAVAYTDGVDYVVMPRWRIFLIQLLNIAGLGPIFGAVMGVLYGPAALLWIVFGCIFGGMVHDYFSGMISLRHKGENLPEILGRYLGSQAQWISRAACIVFSVLVGVVFAVGPAAILAPMTGWNVSTWVWIIFGYYFLATILPIQAIMGRVYPLFSVALIIMVAGILGVMLLMPFAESMPYWMHIPRMEVLPDMDFFHNLHPADFPLFPVMFITIACGAVSGFHATQSPLMARCLKTEKEGLPVFGGAMITEGVIAFIWAAAALTFYGSPEALGIATANGKAPALAIQMISESWMGHAGSILVMIGVVILPISTGDGALRVTRLMIADCFKLNQEQLSRRLMIAIPLFAVAIAVSSMDYNIIWQYFGWANQLLAASTLWAVSIYLRSKTRCCWIAAVPAAFLSLVVFQYLFSSPEMCGFGYEASLIASVVAVVVIGVLCLFRSSGLRESEEIA